The genomic DNA GTTCGCGTGGAACGAGTTCGCGTTCGCGCTGGTGTTCATCAGTGACGAGTCGTTGAAGACGTTGCCGGTCGGGCTGGTGGCCATGCAGAGCCGGCTGCTGACGGACTGGCCGGTGGTGCTGGCGGGCCTGACCATGGCGGCCCTGCCGACGATCCTGCTGTTCCTGGTGGGGCAGCGGCAGTTCCTGCGCGGCCTGACGGAGGGGGTCGGCAAGTAGCCCGGACGGCCGGTGTGGGGGTGTGCCCGTGCCCCACCCCCGAACCGGCCGTCCTCAGGGCCGGGCGCCTTCGTCCTCCGCTGCGGGCGGGGGCCGCAGCGCCGCCGTGGACAGCACGGCCAGAGCGAGGGCGACCACGGCGGCGATGCCGGCGACGACGGTGAAGGAGCCGACGAACGCCTCCCGCGCCCCGTCGAGCAGCCGGGCGGCCACAGGGGGTGTGAGCTGGGCGGCGGCGGTGACGGCGGCCTCGACGGAGTCACGGACGGCCTCGGTCACGGCGGGGGCGAGGCCCGGCGATCCGGCGACGGGATCCGCCGCGCGGTACGCCACGGTGCCGATGCTGCCCAGGACGGCCACGCCGAAGGCCAGCCCCAGCTCCGTGCCCGTCTCGGAGACGGCGGACGCCGAGCCCGCCCGCTCGGGCGGGGCGGAGCCGACGACCAGGTCGGTGCCCAGCGCCAGCATCGGCCCTTGACCGACATAGACGACCACCAGACCGGTGACCAGGAGCGGCAGGCCGGAGGTCCGGTCGAGCAGCGCGAGCATCAGGAAGCCGGCCGCCGAGACTGCCAGGGACCCGGCGATCACGTGTCGTACCGGCAGCCGCCGCGCCAGCGCCGGGGCCGCGGTCGAGGTGACGATCATGGCCACGGCCGAGGGCACCAGCCACAGGCCCGCCGCCAGCGGGGACAGGCCCTCGACCTGCTGGAGGTAGCGGGTGGCGAACAGGTACGTGCCGGCGGTGACGGCGAGCGTGGCGAACAGCACGACCAGGGTGACGCTGAAGACCTTCCGCCGGAAGAGGCCCACGTCCAGCAGGGGGTCGGCGAGCCGGCGCTGCCGCCGCCAGAAGACCGCGCCCGCGGCGGCGCCGA from Nonomuraea muscovyensis includes the following:
- a CDS encoding MFS transporter, with the protein product MTNLTSRSTPAAATAGPRQWAGLAVLALPTLLLAMDVTVLYLALPHLAADLRPTGAQLLWITDVYGFLIAGCLVAMGTLGDRLGRRRLLTAGAVAFAAASVVAAYAPSAEALIAARGLLGVAGATLMPSTLALISDMFRSPGQRATAIGIWAACLSGGVALGPVVGGALLEWFWWGSVFLIAVPVMALLAVAAPVMLPEHRAGTAGRVDRTSVVLSIAAMLAIVYGIKGISHGGGLPQGLLAIALGAAAGAVFWRRQRRLADPLLDVGLFRRKVFSVTLVVLFATLAVTAGTYLFATRYLQQVEGLSPLAAGLWLVPSAVAMIVTSTAAPALARRLPVRHVIAGSLAVSAAGFLMLALLDRTSGLPLLVTGLVVVYVGQGPMLALGTDLVVGSAPPERAGSASAVSETGTELGLAFGVAVLGSIGTVAYRAADPVAGSPGLAPAVTEAVRDSVEAAVTAAAQLTPPVAARLLDGAREAFVGSFTVVAGIAAVVALALAVLSTAALRPPPAAEDEGARP